The sequence GTTGAATATATCTAGAACTACGAGGAGAGAGGCAGCTGGATTAGACATGTATAAAAGGAGGTCGTCAGCATACAACAATAATCTATGAATTTTCCCAGCTCTGGTGATGCCCTCAAACCCACCCTCCTGATGCAACCAGATGGCTAGAGGCTCAATGGCTATGGCAAATAAGAGGGGGGAAAGAGGGCAGCCCTGCCTGGTTCCACGATGAAGGGGAAATGGGGCAGACTTGAGTCCATTTGTGTGGACCGAGGTGACTGGGCTGGTGTAAAGAAATTTGACCCAGGCTATAAATTCAGAATTAAAACcaaatttctgcaaaacaaaaaaaggaatctCCACTTCACCCTGTCGAAGGCCTTCTCTGCATCTAGTGAGATAATCATTTCCGGAATGTTTGAGCTAGGAGCACTGATTATATTTAGGAGCTTCCTTGTATTATGAAATGAGTGCCTTCTAAGCATGAAACCTGTTTGATCCGTTGATATTATACTTGATAGGACCTGCTGTAGGCATTGGGCTAGGATCTTTGACAGGATCTTTAGGTCCACATTTAAAAGAGAGATGGGCCTATAGCTACCGCAGATAAGAGGGTCTTTATCACTCTTAAGCAGGAGAGAAATGGAGGCCTCCAACAGGGTGAGAGGGAGGTGGCCCTTAGCAAAGGATTCATACATTTTTTGGAGGGCTGGTGTAATGATGACTGAGAACagcttaaaaaataataatagggGGTAATGGGGGGCGGTTTCACTggtatggcctcgctggtgggacccggcccccttatgtcTATGGGGCGGCGGgagtggaccatcatccgtgttgctgtggctggggggtccccggggcCTGGGGGGGGTTCTTCTGCATGCCCGACGGGTCCCGGCTGGTGCagtggctcttggtgggctgcgggggctgcaTTGACTGtactggtgggcgctgtggtgcgtgtggtggctctgtcctggttgGGTAGGCTCCTGATGATATTAGATAAAATAACCCAAAGGGTCATTGGATGAACACTAACTTTCTATCACTTCCTTTCACAGATTCAGTGCCCTCTCCTGAAAAGACTCATGCAATGTCAGTTCAGTGTGGGGTGATTACTGTTACCAAATGTCCATGACATTTGCAAAATTCTATAGTATAGAATTATTGTGACTCAGTCTGTCTGCTAAGGGTGATGATCAGCCAGCTTTGTCAAACATAcaatcaaaaatcaattttgGATCAAAAGTTGGAATCATCAAAAAGTTCTCaagagtcttcaagcagtcttcagcgtctgatgtgaataatgtttattctATACACAGCTGTAAGAACAAACGAGCAAAATCttgagattttaactgactacacaaagcattacatcgtcttaagacccaatcaggatGTGTATCATGTAACTGTATCAAAAGTTTAACAatctcttcttttttatttctgctaggttggCATTATTTCAGCTTAGTCGAGGGCGACCTTGGTTTCAACTCAATAGTGCAAATGAAGAGAGGGCATGTATGTCTGGTCTTAACGCCTTATATGGGCTTCATGGGCTTCCGTTGGGTTGCTGTTTTCCACAGGGTTAGTAGCGGATACATTAATTCAGTTCAAAGGTGTTACGATTACCCAGGaagctcaggcgcaggaaatgaacaggctAGTTATAATGCAAAAAAGAAGTTTATTTACAAAGTCTCAAAAAGGTGATTACAGACAAAAACTTAAGTTTTCTTCTTAGATACTACAAACTGAAAAGGAACGAAAAGCCCTCTGAAAAGCTCCTGGCAACTACTTGAGGCAGGGACGGCTGAatacaaaaactcaaaacaagCAGACTCACGTTGGGTATAACCCAGGCAAGAGAGCTTTACCAATCTAAggtatgaaaatacaaaaagtgtTTTACTTAAGCAAGGCAACAACTAGGAGGCCTGAATTAAAGTCTATTCTTGCCCAGACTCTCTCCAGGAACTGAACCAAATTCAAAATCTTCAGTTCACAATGAACTAACTTGAAGCTAGGAATTAAATCAGGACTCAACACTTACTAGATTCAAGACTCAAGATTATTACTAGACCAGATAACAAAATTCAAGAGCTGCTACTCAGATAACaatcagaaaaacagttttctagAACTGACTcatgactacaaaaagatgctCGGACTGGGCTCATGACTGTAAATGGCGGAGGGATTTTGACGAGTGGTTCTCGAGTCCAGATGACAGGTGGTGAGTTGCAGCGGCAGGTGAACGTGGAGGGACACCAGGAAGAAGGAGGACGACACAGGTGAGTATTTCCAGAACACTTGAACGGAGTAGGAAACTGGAGGTGACGAGGAACCAGGAAGAAtagcagcaggagcaggtggaaccgGGACTGAAACAAAGGAGGACAAACGGAGTTACCAGGAGAGCGAGATCACGGAACTTGTGGCAGAAGTAACATGCAGAATTCTTGTACTGGCTGTGTCACGATCCGGCGCTGAGAGGTGAGTGGCGTCTGATTATATTGTGGCGAGAGTGGAGCTTGATTGGCAActtctccacctgctcctgcaccagctgatgatgatTGACAATGAGAGACACCTGCCGCTGCAACTGCACTGCTGAcaaacctaaaaaggaaaaagaggcggagaaaagagggagagagcacTATCTAGGcttggcagcagccagcctgacagtaCCCCCCCGCCTACGGGCACCTCCAGGTGCCCGAACAGGGTGGTTCGGATGATGACGGAAAAAGTCAGAGATCAACGTCCTGTCGAGAATCCGAGTACGGGGAACCCAACTCCTCTCCTCAGGACCATATCCCACCCAGTCCACTAGGAACTGAAGCCCACGGCCCCATCGTTGAGCATCCAACAAACATCTAACAGTGTAAGCCGGGGCTCCGTCGACGACCCTGGAGGAGGGGGATGGACAGGGAGGGCAAAAACACTCTCCACAACAGGTTTCAGTTGAGACACATGAAAGGTGGGGTGGATTCTCATGGAGGAAGGTAAACGAAGACGTACCGAACTAGTGTTGACCATGTGATCCACTTCGAAAGGCCCGATGAAGCGAGGTGCCAGTTTCTTGGACTCCACTCGAAGAGGGATATCTTCTGCCCGGAGCCAAACCTTCTGGCCTGGCCGGTAGACGGGAGCGGGCCTCCGATGACGATTGGCCCGATTCTCCATCCTTTGGACGGAACGCAAAAGAGCCCGTCTCGCCCGCCTCCAGGTTCCTTGCATCCGTCGAATCAGGGAATGCACAGACGAAATGTTAATCTCTTGTTCCTGGGAAGGAAACAGGGGAGGCTGATAGCCCAGAGAGCACTGAAAGGGGGATAAACCGGAGGAAGAGTTAGACAGAGAATTATGAGCATACTCGACCCAGGGCAGTCTTTCACACCAAGAGGTGGGGTTTTCCGAAACCATACAACGCAAAAAAACCTCGAGGGACTGGTTAGTACGTTCCGTTTGACCGTTGGACTGGGGATGAAACCCAGAGGTCAGGCTGACAGTGGCTCCTAGGGCATTACAAAATGCCTTCCACACCTCGGAGGTGAACTGTGGACCACGGTCAGACACTATATCTAAGGGAATCCCATGTAGGCGGAAAACGTTCAGAACCAGCGCCTCGGCAGTCTCCTTGGCAGTAGGCAACTTAGGCAGAGGAACAAAATGGGCCGCCTTAGAGAAGCGGTCCACAATTGTTAAAATTACAGAGTTACCTTGGGACACTGGCAAACCAGTAACAAAATCAACCGCGATGTGGGACCAGGGACGCCTGGGCACTGGCAGGGGTTGAAGGAGTCCCGGACTGGCCTGGTTGGATGTCTTGTTGCGAGCACAGATTGTACAGGCCGCAACAAACTCCTTGGCATCAGACTCCATTGTCGGCCACCAGAACTTCTGGCGAAGAACCTCCAAGGTACGGCTAGTTCCTGGATGGCATGCGATTCGAGACAAGTGCCCCCACTGCAGGACCTGGGGGCGAACAGAGTCAGGCACAAACAATTTTCCAGCAGGTCCGTTACCTGGATCCGAATGCCGTTCTTGGGCCCGTCGTACATCAGCTTCTACTTGCCAGGTTAGCGTAGCGACCAGGCAGGACTTGGGCAGGATGGAATCCGGCTCCGTAGTGTTCTCTGCGCATATGAATTGGCGAGACAGGGCATCGGGTTTAACATTCCTAGAACCTGGGCGGTAAGAAAGAGAGAAGTTAAACCGTCCAAAAAACAGTGTCCACCGCGCTTGGCGGGAATTGAGCCTTTTGGCGGACTTAACGTACTCCAGATTCTTGTGATCTGTCCAAACAATAAAAGGTTGCTCAGCTCCCTCTAACCAATGCCGCCACTCTTCCAACGCCAACTTAACTGCTAAGAGTTCTCTGTTCCTGATATCATAATTCCGTTCTGCGGGAGTGAGGCGTCGAGAGAAAAAAGCACAAGGATGGAGTTTCTGGTCCACAGGTGTACGTTAAGACAGGACCGCCCCAACCCCAGTATCAGAGGCATCCACCTCGACAATAAACTGGAGGGCAGGATCAGGTTGTGTGAGAATAGGTGCCGTGGTAAACCGGCGCTTCAATTCCTGAAAAGCCTGGTCAGCCTCCAGGGACCATTGAAACAACCTGTGTGTAGAAGTCAGTGCGGTTAGAGGTGCAGCTACCTTACTGTAGTCCCTTATGAACCTCCTATAGAAGTTCGCGAATCCTAAGAAACGTTGAAGTTGCTTCCTGGTTGCAGGAACTGGCCAGTCCTGGACAGCTGACAACTTCCCAGGATCCATCCTAATCTGCCCAGGAGAGATCACATATCCAAGAAAAGTTACAGAAGTGGCGTGAAACTCACATTTCTCGGCTTTGATAAAAAGTCGATTCTTCAGCAGTCTACTCAGTACTTGGCGCACATGGCCGATAtgttcctccaggttctgggAATAGATCAGAATGTCATCCAAgtatacaaaaataaattgatTTATCATGTCACGAAGAACATCATTTATGAGATTTTGGAAGACAGCTGGGGCATTTGTGAGTCCGAAAGGCATCACGAGATATTCGAAATGACCTAAAGGTGTATTAAAAGCTGTTTTCCATTCGTCTCCCTTTTTAATGCGAATCAGATGATAAGCATTCCTAAGATCGAGTTTGGTAAAAACAGAAGCTCCCTGGAGGGGCGTAAAGGCCGAGTCCATGAGTGGCAGGGGGTAAGAGTTTTTAACAATAATGTTGTTTAACCCACGAAAGTCTATACAAGGCCTAAGAGAACCATTTTTCTTgtccacaaaaaaaccccctgCCCCaactggagaagaagaaggtctAATAATCCCAGCTGCTAAAGAGTCACGGATATAGTTCTCCATGGCAGTTTGTTCAGGCTTAATAGACTATATAGGCGACTAGAAGGTAACGTAGCTTCATCAACTAACTCAACCGCACAGTCATAGGGACGGTGAGGAGGAAGAGACAAAGCTCGAGACTTACTAAAAACAGAAGCTAGATCATGATACTGAGAGGGAATGGATTCTAAATTTATTGACTCAGGAGGACTAGGAGCTTCAGAAGTGGCGGGTGTGAGTGCAGACAAAAGACAACTTTGGTGACAGGCTGGGCTCCAGGAAGAGACCTCTCCCTGTCGCCAATCTAACTGCGGGTTGTGCTGAACTAACCAAGGATATCCTAACACCATAGGAGGATTTGAATGCTCAATTACACAAAAAGCTAACTTCTCACGATGGTTTCCAGCGTTCAATAAGTCTATAGGGATAGTTTTACAAGAAACGTTTGCTAAGCAAAGTCCATTTAACGATCGCGCCACTAGGGATTGGGTTAGAGGTACAGTAGGAATGCCCAGCTGTCTTACCAAATTCGCATCCAGAAAACATTCCTTGGCACCAGAGTCCACCAGGGCAGGAACCGGCAGCGAAACAGACCCCCAGCACAGTGTGGTTCTTAACTGGAGTCGTTGGGGAGGAGAAGTCGTGGCCCGGCTCACCAGATACTCCCCTTCTACTGGTGAGCCTTCCCTTTTGCTGTACGTCGAGGACAGACAGCAATAAAGTGCCCAGATTCTCCACAGTAAAGGCAAAGTCGAGCCTCTCTCCGGTCCTCCTTCTCCTGAGAGGTCAGCTTCGCATGTCCAAGCTGCATTGGCTCTGGATCCTCCGTCGGAGGCATGGGTTGAATGGGCCTTTTAACCGGCCTGACGAGAACAGATTCCCCAGTGGAACGGACTCTCTTCTCCCGTCGTCTCTCTCGCATGCGATGGTCTAGTTTTATTGCGAGAGCAATCCAAAGGTCGAGGGTAGGTGGCTCATCTCTCAAAGTCAGTTCATCTTTTAAAAGTCTCATTCAGTCCTCTGTAGAATGCACTTCTTAATGCTGGATCATTCCAGTCCACTTCTGCGGCCAGGGTTCGGAACTCCCGAGCATATTCGGCTACACTCCGTGAACCTTGTTGGATGGACCCCAGCCGAGTGGAAGCATCTCTGCCACTGACTGGATGATCAAAGTTCTTTCGCATTTCTTCAACAAAAGCCATGTATGAGTTGCATAAAGGTCCTTGGCGTTGCCACACAGCAGCCCCCCAGTCACGAGCATCACCGGATAATAGCCCAATTAAAAAAGCTATTTTAGCTCTATCGGAGGCATACGAACGAGGTTGTAACTCGAAAACTAATGAAACCTGCGTGAGAAACGCCTGACAAACTCCAAAGTCCCCACTGTAACGTTCAGGTGTCGGAGCATGTGGTTCTTTGACGGTCGTCGTATTTACTACAGGCGCAACCGATGCGGGCTGAACCGAAAGTTGATTTACTTTCTCAGTAAGAGTAGCGAGCTGTTTATACATAGCAGAATTGCTAGACGACAGGGAACGCAGCGTCTCATCATGTTGAACTAGAGCCGCGTCTAAGCTGGTCAAAGCCTCCTGGAGTGAAACTTCGGAAACTCCGTCTGCAGCTGTAACATTTCCTGCTGAGCTCATCATGGCCGGATCGTGCTGTTACGATTACCCAGGaagctcaggcgcaggaaatgaacaggctAGTTATAATGCAAAAAAGAAGTTTATTTACAAAGTCTCAAAAAGGTGATTACAGACAAAAACTTAAGTTTTCTTCTTAGATACTACAAACTGAAAAGGAACGAAAAGCCCTCTGAAAAGCTCCTGGCAACTACTTGAGGCAGGGACAGCTGAatacaaaaactcaaaacaagCAGACTCACGTTGGGTATAACCCAGGCAAGAGAGCTTTACCAATCTAAggtatgaaaatacaaaaagtgtTTTACTTAAGCGAGGCAACAACTAGGAGGCCTGAATTAAAGTCTATTCTTACCCAGACTCTCTCCAGGAACTGAACCAAATTCAAAAATCTTCAGTTCACAAAGAACTAACTTGAAGCTAGGAATTAAATCAGGACTCAACACTTACTAGATTCAAGACTCAAGATTATTACTAGACCCGATAACAAAATTCAAGAGCTGCTACTCAGATAACaatcagaaaaacagttttctagAACTGACTCACGACTACAAAAAGATGCTCGGACTGGGCTCATGACTGTAAATGGCGGAGGGATTTTGACGAGTGGTTCTCGAGTCCGGATGACGGGTGGTGAGTTGCAGCGGCAGGTGAACATGGAGGGACAccaggaaggaggaggacgacACAGGTGAGTATTTCCAGAACACTTGAACGGAGTAGGAAACTGGAGGTGACGAGGAACCAGGAAGAAtagcagcaggagcaggtggaaccgGGACTGAAACAAAGGAGGACAAACGGAGTTACCAGGAGAGCGAGATCACGGAACTTGTGGCAGAAGTAACATGCAGAATTCTTGTACTGGCTGTGTCACGATCCGGCGCTGAGAGGTGAGTGGCGTCTGATTATATTGTGGCGAGAGTGGAACTTGATTGGCAActtctccacctgctcctgcaccagctgatgatgatTGACAATGAGAGACACCTGCCTCTGCAACTGCACTGCTGAcaaacctaaaaaggaaaaagaggcggagaaaagagggagagagcacTATCTAGGcttggcagcagccagcctgacaaaAGGGCTGCAGAGTGGCACTATGAGATGACAAATGTTGTGAATTGGccctatatgaataaaattgaattgaattgatcaggggcttcacTTTGGCTTGGTGATTCGCATTTGCCAGAAGATCCCctgttcgtgtcccggccttctagtgatctttctgcatggagtttgcatgttctccctgtacatgtgcaTGACCCCACCCAATGCCTACTCATATTGAGCATTAGTTGTGAATATTGCGCTAAATACAAATGTTCAGTTTGATGAATGTTCTACTCAGTAGTGAATTTTGATTCATCCAGTCTCCCTAGGGAAAAATCACACCACCGTACAATGTTACAAGGAAAGGAAGTCAAAAAAGAGGAGTCAGGCAAGGATGGAGAAGAAAATGGCATCAAAAAGAAGAGTCAAATGAGACAGTTGTGCAGAGTAAAGATGGAATGGATGACAGGACACAGTCAACCAGGAAGTAAGTAGGACTAATAAGAGAAAACTGCCTATAGTCCGATGGTATCTGATCTTCATAAAAGTCAAATTGCCTTCTTGAGTTAGCTAgccatttttgaaaacattttaggTTTtagaaaatacactgaaaatgaaatctgGCCAAAGCCTATTTAGTATTCAACCTTTGTTGTGAAACAAGTTTAGGAGGCAGTGCCACTAACACACATAATCACAATACACGTTGTCACTTAGAAATCAACTGCAAACAATTCCATGTAGCAGGAAACTGAATCCTTAGTAAATACTACAGCCAAAGGCGTCACTTATTAATCATTCACAGTGATGATGTGTTGACCTGCTGCCAATAGTGACGTCAGTCTGACTTGTCTGATCATGTGTACCTTTCTGGCAAAGTGATGAATGATTTTACTATTGTAGagggtttattttatttacaaatcaatcaaaatcaatTAACTTGACAAAACCCTTTAGCAGCTGAACCAAAGGTACAAGGctttgttatgtttttaatttttttattggttGTTTTATTGCTTGTTACCAGTGTAATTTAAGAATAATAGTAATAACATTATTTGGCTTGGTGGTTAGGAtcgttgccttgcagctagaagatccctggatCACATCCCAGCcatcctgggatctttctgcctggagtttgcatgttctccctgtacatgcgagccaggtactctggcttcctcccacagcccaaaaacatgctgaggttaacttgTGATTCTGAACTGTcggtaggtgtgaatgtgagtgagattgtttgtctctatatgtagccctgcaatagactgatgacttgtccagggtgttccctatctttaccctaagtcagctgggatagactccagccccccacgaccctaatgaagattaaacgatgtatggatggatgggtggatggatggatggatggatggatggataaattcAGGTGACACATTAGGTTTTCCAGTCTTATCATTGCTTGcactaaaatctgatttaaacatCCTATTTGTCtagttttaacatttgtttaatattaaaatgccacaacacaGTACAGTACAATGCAGTACAGTGCAGTAAAGAATGTAAGTGgccttttctttgcattttttcttgaaTTTATGATGAGGCCTCTGTCTGTACTTCAAGCTTGCatgttgctgctgatgttgtGCACAAGGCTGTGGTTGTAGGTCTGCCTGCTCTAGATTTGGACAGCTCCAGCCTAAGAGTATGTCTGCATGCTGAGACAATCAGTGTGTCCATGTATTAGTGATGGatcttttaaacaataaaagcaaaattattGCTTGTAGATGAAATGGACTTGTGTGTCTTACCTTTTTTGgctgtgaatgtttttattgcagttcTGTGTGAAAGGGTTGCAGAGTGACAGCTAAGAAAAAGTCATTCAACTCGATGAGGGTTTAAACATCTGGTACACCTCTAGCTTT comes from Amphiprion ocellaris isolate individual 3 ecotype Okinawa chromosome 23, ASM2253959v1, whole genome shotgun sequence and encodes:
- the LOC129348084 gene encoding protein LDOC1-like → MMSSAGNVTAADGVSEVSLQEALTSLDAALVQHDETLRSLSSSNSAMYKQLATLTEKVNQLSVQPASVAPVVNTTTVKEPHAPTPERYSGDFGVCQAFLTQVSLVFELQPRSYASDRAKIAFLIGLLSGDARDWGAAVWQRQGPLCNSYMAFVEEMRKNFDHPVSGRDASTRLGSIQQGSRSVAEYAREFRTLAAEVDWNDPALRSAFYRGLNETFKR